The DNA sequence TTATTTGGGTGAACGGATAAAAAGCCATTCGGTCCATTTCAGATTGTTTCTGGGGTTAGTTTTGGTAAAGCAGGCCCAATTTAAGGCCTGTAATTCGATCCATGCGGCCCATGCTATCGATGCTAATTGTGCCAATGCAAATGAGGCTAAGCTCTTTCAGCGTAAGTTGTTGTATGCTTTTCTAACCCTGTGGATACTAGTTCCGaaattttctccaaaaaaaaaaaaaaactttgtgaACTATATAGCATGCAATTCTTATTTTTTCACCAAAATCTTCTCATTCACATTCATGAATTGTGATTTTTAGAATTCATGGAACAAGAAAATGTCAACCCGATCTTTTTTTTACTACCTTTTGTAGccgcaaaacccagaaaatcatcGACTGAAATCATTTAAAGAAATTTGGAGGGAGTTTTAAGAATCATGTTTTACCAACGGTGAGATCATGGAACATAACAATTTCAATAAAGTAAACTGTTGACAAGGTTTTGCATGTCAAACCCTCGGTGatcttcaacaacaacaatcctCGGTGATCGGGATAAGGCTACTGGAACAAACTATTAGATAAACAAATTTAATGAGTAACATTTTTCATCACAATGACACTCCCAATAAGGAAGTAACTGAAATTCTCAATGACATATACTTCCTTTTACAAATACAAATATTTATCAGGGTGACAATAACCCATGAATCAGAATAATTGATTCCTTTTCTATCTACCAATTGAAGgatgaaccaaaaaaaaaaaattgagatcaACTTACGAGGCCTAGCCTGTGATCACTTTCTCAATGTGTAGCAGAAGCTATCTCCATTGTCTAAAATCACCTAGGTTACGTATAAAATGCAAATTTATGAAAGCTTCGATCTCTAGGGCTTCACTGTGAAGCTACTTTCTCATATTCAAACCAAAAGATTTTTGGTCTTAGGATTCAAACAGCATTCAACTCCATGCTTCAACATGGTATTTGCCAGCCTTTTCCAGAGCCCTAAGCCATCTGACTGCAGATTCCTGAGGAAGCCCACTTTCTTTGGAGATAATTTCCTCAAACGCTAATAATACATCTGAGGGCATTTTTGTCGAAGAACCAGCTACATAGATTGCAGCCCCCTCACTAAGAAAATTCCACACCTTGTGGCTATGTTCCCGCATCTTATGCTGCACATAGACTTTCTGTGGCTGGTCTCTAGAGAAGGCAACATAAAAGCCTCCACCCTTCGCTTCTGAAAGTACCCCGTTGTTTTGCGAATGAGATAACCAAAACTCTTTGTATAAGAAATCGTTGTCTTCATTTCTGCATCCAAAAAAGAACATGACTGGAGCAGTAGAACCAATCAAACTTTGTATGGCTCTTTCCTCAATGAATCCACGAAAGGGCGCACATCCAGTTCCAGGTCCAACGAGAATAAGAGGAAGTGATGGTGGTGGGGGACGAAGGGAGCCTTTCTGGAACCACACTGGAACATGAACACCTGTTTATGACACGAAAAGAGAAACATATAAGGGTAATTCAAATCATTGCTTCATTCATAATTGGCTTTATAAGTCAAAAAAGTGTCATACGTTGTTCAGGATCAAGCTTGGCTAGCCAACTTGAGCAAAGACCTGCTCGATTTCTTTTGAAAGGTGTTGTCCATAATACTACACTCACTGTTAAGTGCACTTGATTAGGGTGAACCGAAGGGGAGGAGGAGATGGAGAAAGCCCTCGTTTTCAAAGGAGGAACCAACTGTACCAGCCATTCAAATGGCATTTGAACGGAGGGGAAATCCTCTAATACCTGAATTTGCATATATAAACTTaattactgaaaaaaaaaaaaaaaaaaaaacccaaccaAGGAGGAAGCAAAGAAATTGATCGCTAGATTTGACATCACCTCCAGAACAGTCCTCCGTTCCCTCTGATTGTATTGATATAGGTCATCTCTTCCTTCAGGTGACACAAAATACTGAAGTCTTTCCTTTTCATGCTCAGCTGTTGCAAACATACTCATGACCTGGAAATATTTATGGAAGATCAATGAAGAGCACAAGCATTTGTATCTAATGACTAAAACTAACTAAAATTGTTTGTTAATGGGCCTTCTATTCCGTATGTTTTAAATGCAAGATGTTCAAAAGTttttcatattcttcaaatCACTTTCTATGATTGCCTAAACAGTAGAAATACAAACAAGTGACAATTAACACCCAATTGGATGATGAGCATGACCAAGCAAGCAACAATATGGAGGTAACATAAGCTGCAAAAAGAGCTCTCTAAGAAACTTGCTAATATTACATACTGGATTCTTGCCTCAAAGAAATAACGTCTAGGGGAAGCTGAAGCAACATCCATTGTCAACTCAACAAAAGTTTTTAATTTGATGGGAACTTGAGTATCAAGAAGCTGATTCTCCGTCTCTAAAGGATGGACCTGAAATCAATAAAGCTGTATTAATAATCACATACAGAACTCCTTCATATACTATACAATATTACACTTCTGTAAACAATGAAGGGAAATATGAGAAGCTGAAGAATACATAAATCATCTTATTTAAGCCAACCATTCAGAATTATCTTTCTCTTGTTAAAACATATCCTATTTATAACCTTTTTGCCTCATTTAACCTAATACCTTCCTATTTTCTTATCTATACCTCCCTTCTACTAGATTTTACAAGTGAGACACAATGGCTTCTACTTCAATTGATGCACAAGAAAACTACTCACAGTGATGAATGCTTCAGGGTCCAAATTACAACGAAGTAGGAAAGCATCTACTGCAGCAGGATTTTGACTGGGGAGAATCTCAAGGACGTCACCGACTTCATATTCAATAGTCTGATGTGCATAATATGAGAGTTTCAATTCGAATGAAAAAGAACAATTCATATTGGTTAAATTAACAATAAAGAGTATCAAACAACTTACAGATGAAACAAATTCAAATTCGAAGTGATGCACCTCTTTATCTTTACTACTTGATTTAGTCAATGGTTGATTCTTGACCTACATCAGTAAGTTCCACTGAGTCGAGGAATGCATATGATAAAAGTATGCAGCTCGAATTAGCATGTGCTTATGCCGTTACACATAGCAGAATGTTCAGGATACTCTACCAATTTAAGAATGCAGTCAGGCCTATTCTTGTCAAGAGAATACTTTACAGCGGACATTTTGCGAGCTCTTTCAATCTGCAACTCAATGTGATTCAAGTCTGAGAAAACACAAGGCATAACTTAATTAGACACTACATAAAAACCATGAGGAAGGATGCCCCCAATACTGAGGACATATACACGTTAGACATCAACAACACATCTAACATAGGAcgaattttgggttttttttttttgggggggggggggggggggttgtggTTGGTGTCAATTGGGAAAAGGGAACAAATATGTGACATttcattcacatttaaaaacTAATTGAACTCTAGACAAGAAAATTACCTGAACCAGTTGAAAGTTGTGAATCCACTTTGTCAATGTCATGATACATAATCCGAATTTTTGGTTGAGCAATCAAATTCTCATATGGAATCAAAAAGTCTGGGCCACTCGGGAAGTATTTGTAATTGATTGTATTCAACATGTTCCACAAAGATAACATCCAAGGATCCAGAGCAGCTTCATATCTGTTGACAGTAAAATATGTAAATGACATTCTCCCAATCTAAACTATAGAGCAAGATTTCACTAGTAACTTCTCTTAACAGTTCATTCATACCCTGATGGGTGCTGATCATCTCCTAAACCTCTTTCCACAATAGGGGTTGCCCCGAGATCCAAAAGTCTTCTGTCAAGCTTCTTCACAACAAACTGCAGCCGcaaaatatcaatcctagttaaATTGCAGGCCAAGAAGCACATTTAATCTATCATGTAGACTACATATGAAATGAAAGCAGTGAAGCAGAGATGAATTGAGGTATTTACATTAAATTTTTGGTAACCAGAATCACCCAATCCAAAAACAGCATAGTTAAGTCCCTCCAGCCATTGCCTACTTAGATTTCTCTGCAATAGATATTTCCAAAATCCCTGCATATacacagaaggaaaaaaaaaaaaaaaagcctcaaTTTCCAGACTTCATGTACTAAGTAATCAcataataatcaaaattgagaagCAAAACCTTCATGGAATCGGGAGTGTCACCCTGGCCTGTGGTAGAAACAACGAAAATTACAGCGCCCTCCTGAGGCAAGCAACTCTGAGgaagtaaaaaagaaacaaagcttTGTTATTCGAAAATGGGGATTGGTAATATATATACAATTTTACTCAAGGAATGGAAGGGAAGAGCTTTACGGCGTCGTATTGGTCGAGGGAGAGAAGGTGGACGGAACAGCCTCTGCGCTCGGCTTCGCGGCCCATT is a window from the Rosa chinensis cultivar Old Blush chromosome 2, RchiOBHm-V2, whole genome shotgun sequence genome containing:
- the LOC112189803 gene encoding NADPH-dependent diflavin oxidoreductase 1 isoform X4, which encodes MSMFATAEHEKERLQYFVSPEGRDDLYQYNQRERRTVLEVLEDFPSVQMPFEWLVQLVPPLKTRAFSISSSPSVHPNQVHLTVSVVLWTTPFKRNRAGLCSSWLAKLDPEQRVHVPVWFQKGSLRPPPPSLPLILVGPGTGCAPFRGFIEERAIQSLIGSTAPVMFFFGCRNEDNDFLYKEFWLSHSQNNGVLSEAKGGGFYVAFSRDQPQKVYVQHKMREHSHKVWNFLSEGAAIYVAGSSTKMPSDVLLAFEEIISKESGLPQESAVRWLRALEKAGKYHVEAWS
- the LOC112189803 gene encoding NADPH-dependent diflavin oxidoreductase 1 isoform X2, with protein sequence MLFLDWVILVTKNLMIDILRLQFVVKKLDRRLLDLGATPIVERGLGDDQHPSGYEAALDPWMLSLWNMLNTINYKYFPSGPDFLIPYENLIAQPKIRIMYHDIDKVDSQLSTGSDLNHIELQIERARKMSAVKYSLDKNRPDCILKLVKNQPLTKSSSKDKEVHHFEFEFVSSTIEYEVGDVLEILPSQNPAAVDAFLLRCNLDPEAFITVHPLETENQLLDTQVPIKLKTFVELTMDVASASPRRYFFEVMSMFATAEHEKERLQYFVSPEGRDDLYQYNQRERRTVLEVLEDFPSVQMPFEWLVQLVPPLKTRAFSISSSPSVHPNQVHLTVSVVLWTTPFKRNRAGLCSSWLAKLDPEQRVHVPVWFQKGSLRPPPPSLPLILVGPGTGCAPFRGFIEERAIQSLIGSTAPVMFFFGCRNEDNDFLYKEFWLSHSQNNGVLSEAKGGGFYVAFSRDQPQKVYVQHKMREHSHKVWNFLSEGAAIYVAGSSTKMPSDVLLAFEEIISKESGLPQESAVRWLRALEKAGKYHVEAWS
- the LOC112189803 gene encoding NADPH-dependent diflavin oxidoreductase 1 isoform X3, whose amino-acid sequence is MTLTKWIHNFQLVQIERARKMSAVKYSLDKNRPDCILKLVKNQPLTKSSSKDKEVHHFEFEFVSSTIEYEVGDVLEILPSQNPAAVDAFLLRCNLDPEAFITVHPLETENQLLDTQVPIKLKTFVELTMDVASASPRRYFFEVMSMFATAEHEKERLQYFVSPEGRDDLYQYNQRERRTVLEVLEDFPSVQMPFEWLVQLVPPLKTRAFSISSSPSVHPNQVHLTVSVVLWTTPFKRNRAGLCSSWLAKLDPEQRVHVPVWFQKGSLRPPPPSLPLILVGPGTGCAPFRGFIEERAIQSLIGSTAPVMFFFGCRNEDNDFLYKEFWLSHSQNNGVLSEAKGGGFYVAFSRDQPQKVYVQHKMREHSHKVWNFLSEGAAIYVAGSSTKMPSDVLLAFEEIISKESGLPQESAVRWLRALEKAGKYHVEAWS
- the LOC112189803 gene encoding NADPH-dependent diflavin oxidoreductase 1 isoform X1, producing the protein MEERPKKLLILYATQTGNALDAAERMGREAERRGCSVHLLSLDQYDASCLPQEGAVIFVVSTTGQGDTPDSMKGFWKYLLQRNLSRQWLEGLNYAVFGLGDSGYQKFNFVVKKLDRRLLDLGATPIVERGLGDDQHPSGYEAALDPWMLSLWNMLNTINYKYFPSGPDFLIPYENLIAQPKIRIMYHDIDKVDSQLSTGSDLNHIELQIERARKMSAVKYSLDKNRPDCILKLVKNQPLTKSSSKDKEVHHFEFEFVSSTIEYEVGDVLEILPSQNPAAVDAFLLRCNLDPEAFITVHPLETENQLLDTQVPIKLKTFVELTMDVASASPRRYFFEVMSMFATAEHEKERLQYFVSPEGRDDLYQYNQRERRTVLEVLEDFPSVQMPFEWLVQLVPPLKTRAFSISSSPSVHPNQVHLTVSVVLWTTPFKRNRAGLCSSWLAKLDPEQRVHVPVWFQKGSLRPPPPSLPLILVGPGTGCAPFRGFIEERAIQSLIGSTAPVMFFFGCRNEDNDFLYKEFWLSHSQNNGVLSEAKGGGFYVAFSRDQPQKVYVQHKMREHSHKVWNFLSEGAAIYVAGSSTKMPSDVLLAFEEIISKESGLPQESAVRWLRALEKAGKYHVEAWS